TCCGGGCCGGACACTGGTGGGGTACCGTCCGCCGGTGGCCGGCGGGCGAACCCGCGCCTCCCGAGGAGGGAACCCCTTGATCCCCCAGCACCTGCTCGTCGGAGTGGACGGATCGCCGGAGAGCACCGCGGCCGCCCGGTGGGCGGCCGCGGAGGCCGTCCGCCGCGGCCTGCCGCTCCGGGTGGTCCACGCGCAGACCTGGCTGGACCGGATCCACGCCGACCCCGGGCAGTCCGCCGACCTGCGGGCCCGGACCGGGCGGCTCCTCGCCGACGCCGAGGCCGAGGTCCGCCGGGCGGAGCCCGGCCTGGAGGTGCGCGCCGAACTGCTGGAGGGCTGCGGCGAGCCGGTCGACACCCTGGTCGAGGCCGCGGCCGACGCGCAGGTGCTGGTCCTCGGCTCCCGGGGCACCGGCGGCTTCGCCGGGCTCATGGTGGGTTCGGTCGGGCTGGCCGTGGTCGGCCGCACCTCGGTGCCCACCGTCCTGGTCCGCGCCGGTGCGACCCGCGGCGCCGCTGAGGCCGGTGAGGCCGGTGAGGCCGGTGAGGCCCGTGGTGAGGTGGTGGTGGGCGTCGGCACCAGGGCCCCGGCCGAGGAGGTGCTGGAGTACGCCTTCGAGGAGGCCGCACGCCGCGGTGCGGTGCTGCGGGCCGTACACGGCTGGGCCCCGCCGCCGGGCTACGCCGGGTGGGTGCCGCTGGAGGCCGACACCGAGCGGTTCCGCGCCGCCGAGGCCGAGCTGCTCAGCGAGGCGCTGGCCGGCTGGCGGCAGAAGTACCCCGAGGTCGCCGTAGTCGAGGACACCCGGATCGGCGGCGCCGCCGCGGCCCTGGTGGAGGGCTCGGACGGCGCCGCGCTGGTCGTCGTCGGCCGCCGACGCCGCCCCCGTCTCCTCAGCCCCCGCCTCGGCGCCGTCACCCACGCCGTCCTCCACCACTCCCACGCCGCGGTCGCTGTCGTCCCGCACATGTGACCGGTGCCCGACCGGCGCGGCGGCCGGTGCCGCGACCGGTGGGCCCGCTGGGTCCGGTGGGTCAGGTCGTTCGGAAGCTGGTGGCGGGCACCGCTTTGCGGTGAGGGTGGTGCCCTGCCCGATGCCGCTCCGCCCCGCCCGCACAGCGGTTGCCGTCGTTTTCCGCGCCTGATCGGCGGGGTCCGGTGGGTCAGGCCATCCAGAAGAAGACGGCGGTCATCCGCTTCTCGGGGAGGGTGGTGCCCCAGTAGGTGGTGGCGGTGTGGATGAGGTTGGCGGTGTAGAGGAGCAGGCGGTTGTAGCGGTGGGGGACGCGGATGTCCTCGGTGAAGGCGTCGGCGGGGACGAAGCGGGTGCCGAGGGCGTCGACGAGGTTGTTGTGCGGGGCGGTGACCAGGTTGCCGCCGAGTCGGCCGCCGGGGAACTGCTGGCGGTAGAAGCTGGTGCCGCAGTCCTTGGGGACGCCGGGGTTGAGGTAGAGGACGGCGGCGTAGCGGGCCAGGGCGCGGGAGTCGGTGTGGGGCCGGGGTTCGCACTCGCCCTCGCCGACCACCTGGATGCAGTTGTGGTTGAGGGTGGCGCCGCCCGGCGCGGACTGCACCCAGAGCCGCTCGGCGCCGGTGGCCGCCCGCACCTGGGCCTCGACGTGGGCGAGTTCCTCGGGTTCGAGGCCGGGCATGGTGCGCAGGCCGGGCCAGGACTCGGGCTTGTGGGGGTAGCCCTCGGCCCAGTCGTCCTTCGCGAGGCAGCGGGTGCGGACG
The window above is part of the Kitasatospora sp. HUAS MG31 genome. Proteins encoded here:
- a CDS encoding universal stress protein encodes the protein MIPQHLLVGVDGSPESTAAARWAAAEAVRRGLPLRVVHAQTWLDRIHADPGQSADLRARTGRLLADAEAEVRRAEPGLEVRAELLEGCGEPVDTLVEAAADAQVLVLGSRGTGGFAGLMVGSVGLAVVGRTSVPTVLVRAGATRGAAEAGEAGEAGEARGEVVVGVGTRAPAEEVLEYAFEEAARRGAVLRAVHGWAPPPGYAGWVPLEADTERFRAAEAELLSEALAGWRQKYPEVAVVEDTRIGGAAAALVEGSDGAALVVVGRRRRPRLLSPRLGAVTHAVLHHSHAAVAVVPHM
- a CDS encoding DUF6445 family protein; the protein is MPPRQPVLPVLPYRKPTRGRDYWVLDDVLPDPDAVRTRCLAKDDWAEGYPHKPESWPGLRTMPGLEPEELAHVEAQVRAATGAERLWVQSAPGGATLNHNCIQVVGEGECEPRPHTDSRALARYAAVLYLNPGVPKDCGTSFYRQQFPGGRLGGNLVTAPHNNLVDALGTRFVPADAFTEDIRVPHRYNRLLLYTANLIHTATTYWGTTLPEKRMTAVFFWMA